CTAGGATTGGCGTGCTTTAAGCTCCATGCTCTCCTCCATCTTGCGCATTATTATCTCCAACTTCAATATCATTTTGATGAGCTGCCTCCTCCGGTAAATATGGACTGACCCCAGGCCATTTAACAAATGCAGCAAAGACCTCAGGTGTAGACCAGACAAAAGAAATAGTTGCACCTTGCTGCATAGTGAACATAGCAGCACTAAACTTGATCTTAAGCTTCACAGGCACAGCATGTTTATATCCACAGGAATAACAAACAATTATAATTCTTCCACACCATGTTCCTAACTCCTGATTTTGTGATCACCAAGTCCACAAAGTCCAAATCACAGATGCACTCAAGTTTCAAGATAGCAGCCTTATGTTAAGAGAAAAAGGTCAATAAGAGCTTACCATGTTGAGCTTTAGAGATGACATACAAAAGTTAAGTGTGGTTACATAAAACTCAAAAAGGATTAACACATGAGTACACAAGCTAGATATTTGATCTTTAAAAACATGTTTTCACTAACCACAGCAGCACAACTTGAACTTGTATGATATTGAACACAAAATAGTCACGATGGTTCAATTTTGGCTCAATTAAAACCTTTCAAAACATGTCTAAGTATACTAAGTTGATAAATTGCAAAAATTAAATAGGAAAGATAGAAAATTGGGctgcctcccaacaagcgcttctttaacgtcattagcttgacgcctGATATGTTAGGGTGGCCAAAATGAAACGGAAACCACATCATTCTTTTGCTTCCGTTGAATAGGGAGAACTTCCATGAACTTCTGATATGGATGATGCGGAGTCCATTCTCTCCCCAGCTGATTTTTATTGAACAAGGCACAAATGGATTCTATGACTTCATCAATTTCGGCCTTGTTAACTTTAACCCTCTCTTGGttattttcttcttgtttttcaaCTAATTTCACTTTTTCTTCTCCCTCATCTTGATCTTTCACCTCAACAACAACTTTctctaatttttcattttcttcaatgACTTTCTCCTCAATGACTATTTTCTTGGTAGGAGCAGGTGGGTCAGAAAGTTTTGTTTTATAAGGACTATTCATACTAGTTCCTTCCTCACTAAATGATTTTTCCACATTGTTTTCAAACACCTCtccattttcttctttctcacttttttcattttcaactaaTTCGCCCTCTTTAttcttttcttctattttcttCTCACTTACTTCTTTCTCCCCCTCTGGTTTTTCTTTCAACTCAACAACATCTTCTTTCTCAGTTTCTAAATTGTCACCAATCACTTTATTGCTCCTACTTGAAATGGATTTGCAGTGTTCCTTCGGGTTAGTTTCAGTGTTGGCAGTAAACGTTTTTCCTTGTGTATTGGCCATCTGCTTAGCTATCTGGCCAAGCTGATTTTCAATATTCTTTATTGCTGCAATGGTGTTTTTCTGGTGAGCAACGTTGTTTAGATGATGTTGATGCTGCTCCTGCTGATGGGAAATAGTCATCTCCATAAATTTGTTCAGGTTTTCCTCCAACTTTGAATTCTGATTTTGTTGAGGAGGATTCTCGCTGTATGGTCCTGCATCTTGTCTCCACCCCTGGCCATAATTTGGATTGTTTCCTCTTTGATAAGCAGTGTTGCCTTGATATTGCCATTGTCTTTGTTGATTTCCCATATAGTAAACTTCTTCATTCGATGAGGGACAATAACCGGTGGGATGGTCTCCATTGCAAAGCTCACAATAAGCAACCTGTTTGTGTTTACTCGGCAGTTCTTGCATCTTCATTATATGTTGTGAAAGTTTTGACAATTGCTTTGTAAGCTCTTTTACCACTTGAGCCAATAGTTTATTCTGAGCTAACATTGCATCTGTTGCACCGAGTTCAATGATTCCTGCTTTTCTTTGCGAAGGATTCCGGTTGTATTCACCTTGATGATCACTGAGTGCCATCTTCTCAATGATAGATATTGCGTCTTCAGCACTCTTTGACATTAAAGAACCACCTGCAGCTACATCTAAGAAAAGTTTTGGCTGATGTTGAAGTCCGTTTCGGAAGAAATGAATTTGAGTAAGATCATCAAAATCATGGTTATGACATCTTCTCAACATAGACTTGTACCGTTCCCAAGCTTCGCAAAGTGTTTCATTGGACCCTTGTGAGAATACAACAATAGCGATATTGGCTTCCATGAACTTATTGTGTGGAAAGAACCTGTTGAGAAATTTCTCCTCGAGTGCGTTCCAGTCGGTCATAATCTGAGCCGGTTGGTCCAAGTACCAATCTTTTGCTTTCCCGGTCAGTGAATGAGGAAACATTCTCATGAACAcattttcttcttctgcttCAGTTGCTCCGAGCGTATCAGCAATCTCATAAAACTTGACAAGATGATTATATGGATCCTCATGGTCTAAACCTGCAAAAGGGTTAGTATATAAGATTTGAAGGAGCCCAGGTTTTATCTCTATTTGTCTGGTATTTTTCAGAGGTCCGACAATGTGGGCTAGCCGTCTTGGACTGTTGTGACAAGGCATTACGCCACCACCTTTGTTGTTGTTATAACCATGGTCAGTCATGGTTTTTATGTCACTTTGGAGAATCTGAAACACAAATAGCTAACAAGAAGAACTACTTTGTCTAGCAAAGAGGGGTTAGGATAAAAAACACAgattatatacaatataaacaaatatgtacAAATACActtaaaagaatataaattgtTGCAATGCTCCAATATCTaaacgccagtccccggcaacggcgccattttgttgaaagtacaaaagtaagtatgtttttatcgtctccacagggactgatgcgatatcgatgccgttaattaatataatttcaagtaaagGATTTCAAAGATGGTTGATTACGAAAGTTGCGAATACATGAAAGCAGTAAAGATGATTAATTTGACAGAGAGATTAAATTGCTGGGATTAGATTTCAATCACTCATTCATACATATTCCCCTAATCAGTTACACAGGTTCTAGTCATCTATCAATATTATCATGTATCGCTCGTCGAACGTTTCCGTGTCCAGATAACGCCGATATATCTATTGCATCTATTAACCTCCAATGTCTCGGATCGtcaatcaatacaatagcattaagatTCGATACtctaagtgaatattaaacctaaatctatgtctagaatttagagttcatcaatagatattatcctagttcttagattcaaaaggcatatgtctataacaattcaaatcaaagattaaaacaatgtaaacaaaaataacatcaatattgagagacaactaaaaccatatataaaaCCATGATCAATAGAAAcacatactaatagagtaatttacacctaatcccaacaaaagtgTCTTTAGCTACTCATTACCATGGTAGCTTTAcacaaatgagaagaaaagagatgaaataaCAACACCGGTGTCGATTTCTCGAACGGTTGGCGTGCATCCCACCTTTGCCTTGCTCTCGTTTCTTCCGTGCTCTCCTCTCTGTTTTGCGTTCAGTCCTCCCTGTTTCTTTTGGTGTTGGGCGTGTTGTGAGAGTGACTTGAATGGAGTGGCTATTGCATATTTTATAGGCTTTTAAGAAAACCTTACTTCACTGCAAGGTATTGTTCCACTTGTGAGCACAGCCTCTCTTTCTCTTGCCTTTTCTTGCCACTTGTTTTctgctttctttcttttttcttctattttcttttgtttttctttttctttaagaACCTGTAATATATAGcatctattattataaactaataatatataactataatATATAGcatctattattataaactatGAGATATATCAACATAAGTGAAGTGAAATAGGTGAAAATAGTTAAAATACTAATTTGCTAGTAAAGACTAATATTTACGAATAGTTGGGATTTTTACTTCAAATGACTtataaaataagtcaataagtgCTTAAAATGTATACGTAAAATCACTgctttttggcacttatcagTGACCATTCCTACGCCCCGCGTAgtaccaattgtaacggtcaagaacttctttcctaaaggccacgccgcgcgtactcatcatcacgcggcgcgtagcACTAGTCAGAGAGCCCATAATTCTTCCAGgtttcacgcagcgcgtgatgcatccccacgccgcgcgtaatagATTCTGAAAACCCCTTCCTCTGTGTtgaaggatcacgccgcgcgtgattgtactgcgcccccggcgtagtagaaCTCTGTTCTGCCCTGTTTTGCTTccgtccttgcttctgctgcacacctacctacatacttcgaaacaaaacaaactaaaacattagaaaccgttgggttgcctcccaaccagcgcttgtttaacgtcccgatgcttgacgttccatgccccGAAGGGTCATGGAGAAGaagtgccaccatgtggcaagtagtgtgcattccaaggtaacttaagggcatttttaacaatatgatcatagacctggattttaaaacattgtgggtctccatcatcacactccatcttatcaaagacattgaatgtaacctgctgatcatcggtccttagcatgagttcgcctatctctacatcgattagggcacggctaGTTGCTAAGAAGGGTCTACCAAGTAGCAAGGGTTCCCACTccctagtttcttctatgtctaagaccacaaaatctgcgggaaacacaaacccagcaactttaaccaacacatcatggagaataccttccggatgcacaatcgatctatccgccaaagagagactcatctttgtcggctttgctaccgctcccggtatcttcttcatcattgataacggcatcagattaatgctagcacccaaatcacacaaagcttTTTCAATGGTGAGCGTTCCAATGGAACatggaattgtaaagctccccggatctttctttttctgaggtagcttccttTGGATGAGagcgctgcactcttccgtcatacttaccatttcatcatctaatggttttcttttctttgtgagcagctccttcaaaaactttgcataacttggcatttgctccaatgcctccactaatggtatagccatctcaagcttgttcaacaccttcatgaacttcttgaactccttctcccgctcaagattcttaactttctttctcctaggaaaaggcatcctagcatatggcgattcatcaactcctttacctttctcaaccttcttactctctttttcttttatctccctctgtttttcaacttcttctttctcatcctcactaatctccacttccttagacatattttcattttctacttctccctcatatctctcattttcaactacaacctcttgcttattttcaacctctccctcattgaccttctttttcaagggcttctccGCAGCTGGCCcttccggtatctctctactcctcaaagtgattccattgcaagtttcatttttcggattatcatgagtgtttccaccgaaacctccttggttttgcaacattgAAAACTGCCTTGAgagctgacccatttgcacctcaagattcttgatagatgcttcatgattcttattagaggttgcttgactcgatttcatcgcttcgaagttgctttgggtcatgagcatgaactgatttagagtctcttccatccttgatggaggcctttgctgctgttgcggtgcaccttgaccttgcataccgttcccccacccggaaccgttgttattgttgttgtacggcttccgaaaattggccaagtagcgagcctcctctgaaccctccgggaagcatccgccatttgggtggtcctgcaaacaaaaatcacagcgcacattgtcaattttacctattggagaagattgaacttgtggattggacagcagcttcatcattgcttccatttggctagtcatgagcttttgctgtgccaatagtgctgtttgagtatccaattccaacactccgcctttctttttggctcctctatcattagtagctctatactcgttttgagccatgctttccaccaattctcttgcttcagtttcgtcacggttcttcaacgaaccaccggctgatgcgtcaagtatcattcgcgtttgagccctcaaaccttgggtaaacatttgcatctggttgtggccatcgaaaccgtgattcggacaccttttaagacaaactttgaacctctcccaagcatcatacaacgtttcCCCATCTGCTTgctcgaagttgctaatttcagcccttctttctagaaacttgTGAATGggaaagtaacgatctaagaacttccgctccagctgtctccaagtctcaatcgttccggcgggtatcgtgtctaaccaatctttagcacggccaGTGAGAGAATGTttgaataacctcagtcttttgtccgattcgctcacccccggtggatcggtatagtcgcaggcctcatagaagtgagacaagtgtaagttcgggcattgagcttccgaacctgaataaggattctcttttagggcggaaaggaccgtgttcttgatgtcaaatgagacaggattcgccggctgaaacccttgatttgccaacgcgtcgTTGTCTCTTCTCCCATAATCACCGAGAGTACGTCTTGGTGGTTGcggaaccggtggaacctgttcttcTTCCATAGTGGCTGAGAtctgtccttgacagtccggtgtgcCACCTAGCAAAGCTTGTTCTCTTGAcgcttgagcttcccttgttgccttccgaattgcgcgagctgtcttttcaatttcGGGATCGAATTGTAGCTCAACTgtacctgttctccgcatgcacaaggaacacacaagtagaacgctccggtagaaaaaatatcaaacaaaaaaataaagaaaacacagaaaatatgaacactatcgccttgtcgaatcaatcacaatccccggcaacggcgccaaaaacttgatggattatttcgcaagtgaacgaattaccacgtagtaataaaaatatcgatccacagggattgtgtgattaaactagtcgaatagtgctcatagacattatgcagaaaatacacataaattgggggtatgttgagtgatgaatcgTTAGAAAaagtgctttgatataatggaaaggcgaggtagaatcatcggaatcgcctagtctatagctaaaccacatgcaatctactataccataggaatctactcaagtgttcacaactagatcgacaaattagtgaatcgcaatctcttgtcaaaatccactctattcgttgtcgatactcccccgatctctcgggcggaagctacctacaacgaatgatattaacgcgcgtcaatcgttcgctacactctatgcctcaatctctcgaccggagacactcgagtgctcaatgcaattcagttcagaaattaaatcaatactctcgcacgtgacttaactcgaaatcattacaacactaatgaaggatcataaagcattaagagacgaattgcattaagtaaacactatgaaaagagtagattcttacaattaagcagattacatgagattcatctacatcctaagctatcctagatcctacctccaaagatgcttagctcctcatcttcCTTCGTTCGCTTccgagcttcaatgtcatggcttttgaatccatgctatcgatgtgcttggagctatcctctggagtcttgaatcccaatctcgaagtttccaaacccagaatgtagatcaaagttgcagaatttttccaacccgaaaacagaattatgcagaaactatatatacagaatgcaaccacgccgcgcgccagatctatcacgccgcgcgtggttgcagatccatc
This genomic interval from Trifolium pratense cultivar HEN17-A07 linkage group LG6, ARS_RC_1.1, whole genome shotgun sequence contains the following:
- the LOC123888842 gene encoding uncharacterized protein LOC123888842, yielding MTDHGYNNNKGGGVMPCHNSPRRLAHIVGPLKNTRQIEIKPGLLQILYTNPFAGLDHEDPYNHLVKFYEIADTLGATEAEEENVFMRMFPHSLTGKAKDWYLDQPAQIMTDWNALEEKFLNRFFPHNKFMEANIAIVVFSQGSNETLCEAWERYKSMLRRCHNHDFDDLTQIHFFRNGLQHQPKLFLDVAAGGSLMSKSAEDAISIIEKMALSDHQGEYNRNPSQRKAGIIELGATDAMLAQNKLLAQVVKELTKQLSKLSQHIMKMQELPSKHKQVAYCELCNGDHPTGYCPSSNEEVYYMGNQQRQWQYQGNTAYQRGNNPNYGQGWRQDAGPYSENPPQQNQNSKLEENLNKFMEMTISHQQEQHQHHLNNVAHQKNTIAAIKNIENQLGQIAKQMANTQGKTFTANTETNPKEHCKSISSRSNKVIGDNLETEKEDVVELKEKPEGEKEVSEKKIEEKNKEGELVENEKSEKEENGEVFENNVEKSFSEEGTSMNSPYKTKLSDPPAPTKKIVIEEKVIEENEKLEKVVVEVKDQDEGEEKVKLVEKQEENNQERVKVNKAEIDEVIESICALFNKNQLGREWTPHHPYQKFMEVLPIQRKQKNDVVSVSFWPP